The following coding sequences are from one Trueperaceae bacterium window:
- a CDS encoding tripartite tricarboxylate transporter TctB family protein: MSHRIASLVLLALGAIYVALATQIQPTPFSDPLGPRWVPVFFGLFLMGAAVAMFVQPRAAVAWPPRGTLLRLALTLAGFVAYALLLNPLGFVVATALAFTLFAVQFGGTPRNAALAGVVFAVAAYLLFSTALDLYLPTGAWLDGWR, translated from the coding sequence ATGAGTCACCGCATCGCTTCGCTCGTGCTGCTGGCGCTCGGCGCGATCTACGTCGCCCTCGCCACGCAGATCCAACCCACGCCGTTCAGCGACCCGCTCGGGCCCCGCTGGGTCCCCGTGTTCTTCGGCCTCTTCCTCATGGGCGCCGCCGTCGCGATGTTCGTGCAGCCCCGCGCCGCCGTCGCCTGGCCCCCCCGCGGCACGCTGCTCCGCCTCGCCCTCACCCTCGCCGGCTTCGTCGCCTACGCGCTGTTGCTGAACCCGCTCGGGTTCGTCGTCGCGACGGCGCTCGCCTTCACGCTCTTCGCCGTGCAGTTCGGGGGGACGCCGCGCAACGCGGCGCTCGCCGGCGTGGTGTTCGCGGTCGCGGCGTACCTGTTGTTCTCCACCGCCCTGGACCTGTACCTCCCCACCGGCGCGTGGCTGGACGGGTGGCGCTGA
- a CDS encoding tripartite tricarboxylate transporter substrate-binding protein — protein sequence MKRILVTLLAAFGLSAAFAQPSNVQCIAPADPGGGWDFTCRTIAPVLTDLDLIDGQVRTQNMAGAGGGVAFTHVVGQQGDNQDLIVAASTATTTRLAQGQFPDVTADDVRWIGAVGADFGVIGVAPDSDYDSLTELMDAWSGDPGALTIVGGSAVGGWDHLKVLLAAQSAGVENVEQIQYVSFNSGGQAILEVTGGRADVFTGDISEALPQIEAGNLKVVAVLSDERLSALPDVPTAIEQGIDAVGANWRGFYVPAGVSDERFQYWADALRQLEASDQFAEIREQNGLAPFARFGDDMEQFVLDQVDDIAELSARISQ from the coding sequence ATGAAGCGCATTCTCGTCACGCTGCTCGCCGCGTTCGGGCTGTCCGCCGCCTTCGCGCAACCCTCGAACGTGCAGTGCATCGCCCCCGCCGACCCCGGCGGCGGCTGGGACTTCACCTGCCGCACCATCGCGCCCGTCCTGACCGACCTCGACCTCATCGACGGCCAGGTGCGCACCCAGAACATGGCCGGCGCCGGCGGCGGCGTCGCCTTCACCCACGTCGTCGGGCAGCAGGGCGACAACCAAGACCTGATCGTGGCGGCCTCCACCGCGACCACCACGCGCCTCGCGCAGGGCCAGTTCCCCGACGTGACCGCGGACGACGTCCGCTGGATCGGCGCGGTCGGCGCCGACTTCGGCGTGATCGGCGTCGCGCCCGACAGCGACTACGACTCGCTGACCGAGCTGATGGACGCCTGGAGCGGCGACCCCGGCGCGCTGACGATCGTGGGCGGCTCCGCCGTCGGCGGATGGGACCACCTCAAGGTCCTCCTCGCGGCCCAGTCGGCCGGCGTCGAGAACGTCGAGCAGATCCAGTACGTGTCGTTCAACAGCGGCGGCCAGGCGATCCTCGAGGTCACCGGCGGGCGCGCCGACGTCTTCACCGGCGACATCTCCGAAGCGCTGCCGCAGATCGAGGCCGGCAACCTGAAGGTCGTCGCCGTCCTCAGCGACGAGCGCCTCTCGGCGCTGCCGGACGTCCCCACCGCCATCGAGCAGGGCATCGACGCCGTCGGCGCCAACTGGCGCGGCTTCTACGTCCCCGCCGGCGTGTCCGACGAGCGGTTCCAGTACTGGGCGGACGCCCTGCGCCAGCTCGAGGCGTCGGACCAGTTCGCGGAGATCCGCGAGCAGAACGGCCTCGCGCCGTTCGCGCGGTTCGGCGACGACATGGAGCAGTTCGTGCTGGACCAGGTCGACGACATCGCGGAACTCTCCGCGCGCATCAGCCAGTAA
- the nth gene encoding endonuclease III — MPRERVRDKRARAERVLAELVRLYPDAATELAFTTPFELLISTILSAQATDVSVNAATPALFAAYPDAHALAAATPEAVEPYVKTIGLYRTKAKNVVKTARALVAHHGGAVPEAFEALLALPGVGRKTANVVASNAFGRPGIAVDTHVGRLARRLRFSRHEDPDKVEVDLERLFPEDRWIFLHHALILHGRRVCHARTPACDACSLAADCPSARA, encoded by the coding sequence ATGCCGCGCGAACGTGTTCGCGACAAGCGCGCCCGCGCCGAACGGGTCCTCGCCGAACTGGTGCGCCTCTACCCCGACGCGGCGACGGAACTGGCGTTCACGACGCCGTTCGAACTCCTGATCAGTACGATCCTCTCCGCGCAGGCGACCGACGTCTCCGTGAACGCCGCCACCCCCGCCCTGTTCGCCGCCTACCCCGATGCGCACGCCCTCGCCGCCGCCACCCCGGAGGCGGTCGAGCCGTACGTCAAAACCATCGGGCTCTACCGCACGAAGGCGAAGAACGTCGTGAAGACCGCCCGGGCGCTCGTCGCGCACCACGGCGGGGCGGTCCCCGAGGCGTTCGAGGCGTTGTTGGCGTTGCCGGGCGTGGGGCGCAAGACCGCGAACGTCGTCGCGTCGAACGCGTTCGGGCGGCCCGGCATCGCGGTCGATACGCACGTCGGGCGGTTGGCGCGACGCCTGCGCTTCAGTCGTCACGAGGACCCCGACAAGGTCGAGGTCGACCTCGAGCGGCTGTTCCCCGAGGACCGCTGGATCTTCCTGCATCACGCCCTGATCCTGCACGGGCGCCGCGTCTGCCACGCCCGCACCCCCGCCTGCGACGCCTGCAGCCTGGCCGCCGACTGCCCCAGCGCCCGGGCGTGA